From the genome of Ignavibacteriales bacterium, one region includes:
- a CDS encoding PAS domain S-box protein, protein MSKNNIEQNLKTQQLESLLDSSLDVIFRISPTGKLNYISQSSFNLLGYYPEEILGRSIADFIPPESLNDYFKEMSILFRENSIVTFRADLQHKNGTKIPVEISGKVVELDGKLMGQGTIRDIKQRIETQQKLVSSENVFKAVWENSQDGMRLTDQDGIIVLCNNAFAQLFEKSVDELVGRPISDLYFEEKQETTVAKYKQNFIQGMVKDYLESSAVLWNGKRLFFEISNSIIEDLNEKRFLLSIFRDISERKASEELLEKKGRLLQGIAKATNALITDLAFFDGFNVALEILGEAAEADRVYIYKHMEDDETGELYFNPLFEWTAEGIKSQLEENLLGKLSYSRFSSLKFYESFSNGESLKFIVKSLPKEIQEVFIDRNIKSIILVPIMIEGAYWGFIGFDECHSDRIWSNDEESILSAMAATIGEVIKKNNFREELIRKNAELDIAVQESEKAAKARSEFLALMSHEIRTPMNGVIGMTGLLLETMLSESQKDYVNTIRLSGEQLLVIINDILDFSKIESEKLELETQPFDLRECIEDSMDLISTKVAEQDIELFYNIDESTPYAIRGDVTRLRQVLTNLLSNAVKFTHKGEVEITVTSEELDFKEYLFKFCVRDTGLGIPDDKIDKLFKPFSQVDSSTTRTFGGTGLGLVISKKIVELMGGEIGVTSVEGKGSNFFFTIKAGSVTSDKKVYLFESSPKLVGKKVLIIDQNRSNGTMMNNLTRRWRLSSDLITDVSDLKPKLELYPDYDLFIINTSGFNNKVFTLVDKIKSLVPKKNIGFILIKAQGKDLGIAESDRHPFCKIIAKPVRRKQLHQAILSFAEAGSNQTETSTAEKEIPKTSIGKKIKVLLVEDNSINQMVASRMLQRIGYNADIASNGKEAVDSVESIGYDLVFMDISMPEMDGLTACSIIRADNNLKKQPIIIAMTANAMSGDRENYLKIGMDDYISKPVNLEELRKIITKWTDKIYSDMNVETRKNIESEIKLKFIEEKKISFLQDLKTHADLEFFKEMLDIYIREIPKNIEFIRNSIFQNNADHLRFYVHKLKGSSLTLGIECVLDDFKILEDMALDNNISEESLRIFKKVSEKFEMILEEIVLLKNKYSGFKLS, encoded by the coding sequence ATGTCTAAAAATAATATCGAACAAAATTTAAAAACTCAGCAACTGGAATCTTTATTAGATTCTTCACTAGATGTTATTTTTAGAATCTCACCGACAGGTAAATTAAATTATATTAGTCAGTCCTCCTTCAATTTACTTGGCTATTATCCTGAAGAAATTCTTGGTAGATCGATTGCAGATTTCATCCCTCCAGAAAGTTTAAATGATTACTTCAAAGAAATGTCTATCCTTTTTAGAGAAAATAGCATAGTCACTTTTAGAGCTGATTTACAACATAAAAACGGAACCAAAATTCCTGTTGAGATTTCCGGAAAAGTCGTGGAATTAGATGGAAAATTAATGGGACAAGGTACAATTAGAGATATTAAACAAAGAATAGAAACACAACAAAAATTAGTTAGCTCAGAAAATGTATTCAAAGCAGTTTGGGAAAATTCACAAGACGGGATGAGATTAACTGATCAAGATGGAATAATTGTTTTATGCAACAATGCGTTTGCTCAGTTATTTGAAAAGAGTGTTGATGAATTGGTGGGAAGACCTATAAGTGATTTATATTTTGAGGAAAAGCAGGAAACTACAGTAGCTAAATACAAACAGAATTTCATTCAAGGAATGGTAAAAGATTATCTTGAATCTAGTGCGGTACTTTGGAATGGCAAAAGACTTTTTTTCGAAATATCAAATTCTATTATTGAAGATTTGAATGAGAAAAGATTTTTGCTTAGCATTTTTAGAGATATAAGTGAAAGAAAAGCCAGTGAAGAATTACTTGAGAAAAAAGGTAGGTTACTTCAAGGAATTGCTAAAGCAACAAATGCACTAATTACAGATTTAGCTTTTTTTGATGGTTTTAACGTTGCGTTAGAAATTTTAGGTGAAGCCGCCGAAGCTGATCGTGTTTATATTTATAAGCATATGGAAGATGATGAAACCGGAGAATTATATTTTAATCCGCTGTTTGAATGGACTGCTGAAGGAATAAAATCACAGCTTGAAGAGAACTTGTTAGGGAAATTATCTTATTCGCGGTTTTCATCTTTAAAGTTTTACGAATCATTTTCAAACGGGGAATCTTTAAAATTTATTGTTAAAAGTCTTCCCAAAGAAATTCAAGAAGTTTTTATTGATCGAAATATTAAATCAATAATTCTAGTTCCGATTATGATTGAGGGAGCGTATTGGGGATTTATCGGATTCGATGAATGTCATTCAGACCGCATTTGGAGCAATGATGAAGAATCAATCTTAAGCGCCATGGCTGCAACGATTGGTGAAGTTATAAAGAAAAATAATTTTCGTGAAGAGTTGATTAGAAAAAATGCAGAACTTGATATTGCTGTTCAAGAATCTGAAAAAGCTGCTAAAGCAAGAAGCGAATTTTTAGCTTTGATGAGCCACGAAATCCGAACTCCGATGAATGGCGTAATTGGAATGACAGGCTTACTTCTCGAAACAATGCTCAGCGAATCACAAAAAGATTACGTAAATACAATAAGATTAAGTGGTGAGCAGCTTTTGGTTATTATAAATGATATACTTGATTTTTCAAAAATAGAATCAGAAAAACTTGAACTTGAAACCCAACCTTTCGATTTGCGGGAATGTATTGAAGATTCGATGGATTTAATATCGACAAAAGTAGCTGAACAGGATATTGAACTTTTTTATAACATTGATGAAAGCACTCCTTATGCAATTCGTGGTGATGTTACTCGTTTACGCCAAGTACTAACAAACTTACTAAGCAATGCCGTAAAGTTTACGCACAAAGGAGAAGTTGAGATAACAGTTACATCGGAGGAGCTAGATTTTAAGGAGTATCTTTTCAAATTTTGTGTAAGAGATACTGGTTTAGGAATTCCTGATGACAAGATAGATAAACTTTTTAAACCCTTCAGCCAGGTTGATTCATCCACCACAAGAACTTTTGGCGGCACAGGATTGGGTTTGGTTATCAGCAAAAAAATTGTTGAACTAATGGGCGGTGAAATAGGTGTAACAAGTGTTGAAGGAAAAGGAAGCAACTTTTTCTTTACAATAAAAGCTGGCTCTGTTACATCAGATAAAAAAGTTTATTTGTTTGAATCATCACCTAAACTTGTTGGTAAAAAAGTTTTAATAATTGATCAGAATAGATCTAATGGAACTATGATGAATAATCTTACCAGAAGATGGCGATTGAGTTCTGATCTTATAACTGATGTATCAGATTTAAAACCCAAGTTAGAACTTTATCCTGATTATGATCTCTTCATAATAAATACATCTGGTTTTAATAATAAAGTTTTTACGCTGGTGGATAAAATTAAAAGTTTGGTTCCCAAAAAAAATATCGGTTTTATTTTAATTAAAGCTCAAGGAAAAGATTTAGGAATTGCGGAATCTGATCGCCATCCTTTCTGCAAAATAATTGCAAAACCAGTTAGACGTAAACAGCTTCATCAAGCAATTCTTAGTTTTGCAGAGGCTGGTTCAAATCAAACCGAAACTTCTACTGCGGAAAAAGAAATTCCCAAGACTTCTATAGGCAAAAAAATAAAGGTGCTTTTAGTTGAAGATAATAGTATTAATCAGATGGTTGCATCACGAATGCTTCAAAGAATTGGTTACAATGCGGATATCGCTTCTAACGGAAAAGAAGCTGTTGATTCTGTTGAATCGATTGGATATGATTTAGTTTTTATGGATATCTCAATGCCGGAAATGGATGGACTTACCGCTTGTTCTATTATCCGTGCGGATAATAATTTAAAAAAGCAGCCCATTATTATTGCTATGACCGCCAATGCAATGAGCGGAGATAGAGAGAATTATCTTAAAATCGGGATGGATGATTACATTAGCAAACCTGTAAACTTGGAGGAACTTAGAAAGATCATTACCAAGTGGACTGATAAAATATATAGTGATATGAATGTTGAAACGAGAAAGAATATTGAATCTGAAATTAAATTAAAATTTATCGAAGAAAAAAAGATTTCTTTTTTACAGGATCTTAAGACTCATGCTGATCTTGAATTCTTCAAAGAAATGTTAGATATCTATATAAGAGAAATTCCTAAGAACATTGAATTTATTCGTAATTCCATTTTTCAGAATAATGCAGATCATTTAAGATTTTATGTGCATAAATTAAAAGGGTCTTCGCTTACACTTGGAATTGAATGTGTGCTAGATGACTTCAAAATACTTGAAGATATGGCACTTGATAACAACATAAGTGAAGAATCACTTCGCATATTTAAAAAAGTTTCTGAAAAGTTTGAGATGATTTTGGAAGAAATAGTTCTTCTAAAAAACAAATACTCAGGCTTCAAATTATCCTAA
- a CDS encoding isocitrate/isopropylmalate dehydrogenase family protein — MKRTIVAMPGDGIGKTVLPEAIRVLKAVGFDAEYIHGDIGWDFWCSEGNALPQRTIDLLSKYKIGLFGAITSKPKDAADKELDPSLKDKGFVYFSPIVGLRQKFNLDICIRPCQSFKGNPLNFIIRNGQGGFDEPLVNAVVFRQNTEGLYGGVEWTNPPKQVRDALETHPKMKFFKDTPSEDMAISTRIVTRNASRRIIRAAFEYAKKFGYSNLTLCEKPNVLRETSGMMFKEAKIIAKEYSGIDLWDTNIDAQMMWLTKNPETYGVIVAENMFGDIISDGFAGLVGGLGFACSANIGEEVAVFEPTHGSAPKYQELNPSIVNPIAMMLSACMMLDHIDEKAKADKIRTAIAKVIEEGKVKTYDMMKLRGGPDVFKHGACTTQQMTDEIIKNL; from the coding sequence ATGAAAAGAACAATAGTTGCAATGCCTGGTGATGGCATTGGCAAAACAGTACTTCCAGAAGCAATAAGAGTTTTAAAAGCAGTCGGTTTTGATGCCGAATACATTCACGGAGATATAGGTTGGGATTTTTGGTGCAGTGAAGGTAATGCACTTCCACAGCGAACAATCGATCTTCTTTCAAAATATAAAATCGGATTGTTTGGTGCGATCACATCTAAACCAAAAGATGCAGCAGACAAAGAACTTGATCCTTCTTTAAAAGATAAAGGCTTCGTTTACTTTTCTCCAATTGTTGGATTAAGACAAAAGTTTAATCTTGATATTTGTATTCGTCCTTGTCAATCATTCAAAGGCAATCCTTTAAACTTTATTATTAGAAATGGGCAAGGCGGATTTGATGAACCTTTAGTTAATGCTGTTGTTTTCAGACAAAACACAGAAGGTCTTTATGGCGGAGTAGAATGGACTAATCCTCCAAAACAGGTTCGTGATGCACTTGAGACTCATCCAAAAATGAAATTCTTTAAAGACACTCCAAGTGAAGATATGGCAATATCTACAAGAATAGTTACAAGGAATGCTTCACGAAGAATTATTCGTGCTGCTTTTGAATATGCTAAGAAATTTGGATACTCAAATCTCACACTTTGCGAAAAACCAAACGTACTTCGCGAAACTTCAGGTATGATGTTTAAAGAAGCAAAAATAATTGCTAAAGAATATTCTGGTATTGATTTATGGGATACAAACATTGATGCTCAAATGATGTGGCTTACAAAAAATCCTGAAACGTATGGAGTTATCGTTGCGGAAAATATGTTCGGTGATATCATTTCTGATGGATTTGCCGGTTTGGTCGGCGGACTTGGTTTTGCCTGCAGTGCAAATATCGGTGAAGAAGTTGCAGTGTTTGAACCAACTCATGGCAGTGCACCAAAGTACCAGGAATTAAATCCATCAATAGTAAATCCAATTGCAATGATGTTGAGCGCTTGCATGATGCTCGATCACATTGATGAAAAAGCGAAAGCTGATAAGATTAGAACAGCAATTGCAAAGGTAATTGAAGAAGGCAAAGTTAAAACTTATGATATGATGAAACTCCGTGGTGGTCCGGATGTGTTTAAGCATGGCGCTTGCACCACACAACAGATGACGGATGAAATAATCAAAAATCTTTAA
- a CDS encoding carbon starvation protein A: MNGIELVLIALGMFVVAYKLYGGFLTKRLDVNNSKETPAHTMSDGVDYCPAKAPVLLGHHFASIAGAGPIVGPVIAAGFGWMPVYLWVVFGSIFIGGVHDYASIVASVRHQSKSIGYIIQQYIGISGKKLFLIFAWATLILVIAVFTIIVADTFTNIPSAGTSSILFMLLAVLFGISIYRLKVPLWIATIIGVILLFLSIPAGNLFPIQLGAFSWQLILFGYIFIASTVPVWILLQPRDYLNSFFLYALMIGGLVGVFFSAPSINIPAFNSFSLDKVGYLFPALFVTVACGAISGFHSIVGSGTTAKQLDKETDGKIVGYGGMLIEGMLAVLSLIAVASMVNKEFIDILVTKGPVTAFSLGVARFISAIPVLNISVPMAQTFTALAVSAFALTSLDTATRLARFMFQEYFEKKENEKQSIFVTNRYTSTAITVLFGAALTFSGQTMSIWPVFGSANQLLAALALLALTVWVANLKKGYLFVLIPMIFMFAVTLTALVMLIYTNFVATNYALSIISILLFTLAVMLGLKAYSVLTNGKELIKEPI; encoded by the coding sequence ATGAATGGAATAGAATTAGTTCTAATCGCATTAGGAATGTTTGTTGTCGCTTACAAATTGTACGGTGGATTTTTAACCAAACGACTTGATGTAAACAACAGCAAAGAAACTCCGGCACACACAATGTCGGATGGAGTTGATTACTGTCCTGCAAAGGCTCCTGTTTTACTCGGTCATCACTTTGCATCAATCGCCGGAGCTGGGCCAATTGTTGGCCCAGTAATAGCTGCAGGTTTTGGCTGGATGCCCGTTTATTTATGGGTTGTCTTTGGTTCTATATTTATTGGAGGAGTACACGATTATGCAAGTATAGTTGCTTCAGTTCGCCACCAGAGTAAATCAATCGGTTATATTATTCAGCAATATATTGGAATTAGCGGAAAAAAACTTTTCCTAATTTTTGCGTGGGCAACTTTGATTCTTGTAATAGCTGTTTTCACAATTATCGTTGCAGATACTTTTACAAATATCCCAAGTGCTGGAACTTCATCCATTTTATTTATGCTGCTCGCAGTTTTATTTGGAATTTCAATTTATAGATTGAAAGTTCCTCTCTGGATTGCAACCATAATTGGTGTGATTTTGCTCTTTTTATCAATTCCAGCTGGCAATTTATTTCCAATTCAATTAGGTGCGTTTTCCTGGCAGTTAATTTTATTTGGGTACATTTTTATTGCATCAACAGTTCCTGTATGGATTTTACTTCAACCAAGAGATTACTTAAATTCATTTTTCCTTTATGCCCTGATGATTGGAGGTTTGGTAGGAGTATTCTTCTCCGCACCTTCGATTAACATTCCTGCATTTAATTCTTTCTCATTAGATAAAGTTGGTTACCTCTTCCCTGCGTTGTTTGTAACTGTGGCTTGCGGAGCAATAAGCGGTTTTCACTCAATAGTTGGAAGTGGAACAACCGCCAAACAACTTGATAAGGAAACAGATGGAAAAATTGTTGGGTATGGTGGAATGTTAATTGAAGGAATGTTAGCGGTACTTTCCTTAATTGCTGTAGCCTCGATGGTTAATAAAGAGTTTATAGATATTCTGGTTACAAAAGGACCGGTTACAGCATTTTCTCTTGGAGTTGCAAGATTTATTAGTGCAATTCCTGTCTTGAACATTTCAGTACCAATGGCTCAAACATTTACTGCTCTTGCTGTTTCGGCATTTGCACTTACTTCTCTTGATACTGCAACACGTTTAGCAAGATTTATGTTCCAGGAATATTTTGAGAAAAAAGAAAACGAAAAACAATCTATTTTCGTAACCAACAGATACACTTCTACGGCAATAACAGTTCTGTTTGGTGCTGCATTAACGTTTAGCGGGCAAACGATGTCCATATGGCCTGTGTTTGGTAGTGCAAATCAATTACTTGCAGCACTTGCATTGTTAGCTTTAACAGTTTGGGTTGCAAATCTTAAGAAAGGTTATTTATTCGTTTTGATTCCGATGATATTCATGTTTGCTGTTACTCTTACAGCACTTGTTATGTTAATCTATACAAATTTTGTTGCTACCAATTACGCTCTATCCATAATCTCAATTTTACTTTTTACACTTGCTGTCATGCTTGGTTTAAAAGCTTATAGCGTTTTAACAAATGGCAAAGAACTAATTAAAGAACCAATTTAA
- a CDS encoding HD domain-containing protein → MKEKVLKIWPEINWIENKELREKVLNCWVYAIENSVLSPEDLEIIPFSLLIKDCKISFMNHKRTAVQLSVDIAKRMKENFKDEIKINMDLLIAGAILIDIGKLIEYDKVEGKLVTSKAGTLLRHPFSGVSIADRFGLPYEVQHIIAYHAKEGDLAKRNVEAIIVHHADFVSFDPFKA, encoded by the coding sequence GTGAAAGAAAAAGTTTTAAAAATATGGCCAGAAATAAACTGGATTGAAAATAAAGAACTTCGAGAAAAAGTTTTAAACTGCTGGGTTTACGCTATTGAAAATTCTGTGCTCTCCCCAGAAGATTTAGAAATAATTCCCTTCTCTCTTCTCATCAAAGATTGTAAAATATCTTTTATGAATCACAAACGTACAGCAGTTCAGCTTTCTGTTGATATTGCAAAGCGAATGAAAGAAAATTTTAAAGATGAAATTAAAATCAATATGGATTTACTTATTGCGGGAGCTATCTTAATCGATATTGGAAAATTAATTGAATATGATAAAGTTGAGGGTAAACTTGTCACAAGTAAAGCAGGAACTTTACTTCGTCATCCATTTAGTGGGGTTTCAATTGCTGATCGTTTTGGATTGCCATACGAAGTACAGCATATAATCGCTTATCATGCAAAAGAAGGCGATTTAGCAAAACGTAATGTTGAAGCAATAATAGTTCATCATGCAGATTTTGTTTCATTCGATCCGTTCAAAGCGTGA
- a CDS encoding GIY-YIG nuclease family protein, which yields MKNYCIYILTNKNNTVLYVCVTNNLTRRIWEHKSKLVEGFSKKYNLDKLVYHESFDNPSDAIKREKQLKAGSRKKKIDLINKINPEWKDLFNFDQLYI from the coding sequence ATGAAAAACTATTGCATATATATTTTAACAAATAAAAATAATACTGTTCTTTATGTTTGTGTAACAAATAATCTTACACGAAGAATCTGGGAACATAAATCCAAATTAGTTGAAGGATTCTCTAAAAAATATAATCTGGATAAATTAGTTTATCATGAATCATTTGATAATCCTTCTGATGCTATTAAACGAGAAAAGCAACTGAAAGCTGGATCAAGGAAAAAGAAAATTGATCTGATTAACAAGATCAATCCTGAATGGAAAGACTTATTCAATTTTGATCAGTTGTATATATAA
- the lysF gene encoding homoaconitase, with translation MTQTLIEKIAQNFAVGLDPNQLVQAGDYLSIRPAYVMTHDNTGAVIPKFKSIGATKLFNPRQVVNTLDHNVQDKSEKNLEKYKKIEEFAKSMGADFYPAGRGIGHQIMCEEGYAFPGTMVVASDSHSNMYGGLGCLGTPIVRTDAAAIWATGRTWWQVPQIAKVELKGSLRQGVTGKDVIIALCGFFNHDEVLNHAIEFVGDGIRYLTIDERLAIANMTTEWGALAGVFPIDLATILWLKKRERFIEHRGLEGVFSDTDGRGQHPRINPKRIEELEHNIPQADADAFYAKELTIDLSTIEPFVSGPNTVKTYAAVLELKEKNIAINKAYLVSCVNSRVDDIAEAAAVVKGKKISEKVKFYIAAASSEVQKEAERYGYWQSLIEAGAIPLPPGCGPCIGLGTGLLEDGEVGISATNRNFKGRMGSPSAQAYLASPAVVAASAISGKIDYDWKNKEHRELKGSIKINKKKAGTKSSVKIINGFKPVVEGELIFCYQDNLNTDGIYPGKYTYNDDMTPQQQAEVVMENYDPEFVKITKEGDVLVGGFNFGTGSSREQAATALKYKGIQLVVAGTFNETYKRNALNNGYLLIECPQLVNDLKSKYGNNKLTVKSGLNVKIDFENSVLTFDNKTYSIDPVGEAAQELVVTGGLEDWVKKNL, from the coding sequence GTGACACAGACTCTCATCGAAAAAATAGCTCAAAATTTTGCTGTGGGATTAGATCCAAATCAGCTAGTACAGGCTGGTGATTATCTTTCCATTAGACCTGCTTATGTAATGACGCATGATAATACCGGTGCTGTCATTCCTAAATTCAAGTCCATCGGTGCAACAAAACTTTTTAATCCACGACAAGTTGTAAATACCCTTGACCACAATGTTCAGGATAAATCAGAAAAGAATTTAGAGAAGTATAAAAAGATTGAAGAGTTTGCAAAATCAATGGGCGCAGATTTTTATCCTGCTGGTCGTGGAATCGGACATCAAATAATGTGTGAAGAAGGTTATGCTTTTCCAGGAACAATGGTTGTTGCTTCAGATTCTCATTCAAATATGTATGGCGGCTTAGGTTGTCTTGGAACCCCAATTGTGCGAACAGACGCAGCAGCAATCTGGGCTACAGGAAGAACCTGGTGGCAAGTTCCACAAATTGCAAAAGTTGAACTTAAAGGAAGCTTAAGACAAGGTGTAACCGGCAAAGATGTTATCATTGCTTTGTGCGGATTCTTTAATCACGATGAAGTTCTTAATCACGCAATTGAATTTGTTGGTGATGGGATTCGCTATCTCACAATTGATGAAAGATTAGCAATTGCAAATATGACTACTGAATGGGGTGCGCTTGCTGGTGTCTTCCCTATCGATTTAGCTACAATTTTATGGTTAAAAAAGCGAGAAAGATTTATTGAACATCGGGGACTTGAAGGAGTTTTTTCTGATACTGATGGTAGAGGTCAACATCCAAGAATTAATCCTAAACGAATTGAAGAACTTGAGCACAATATTCCTCAAGCAGATGCTGACGCATTTTATGCAAAAGAATTAACAATTGATCTTTCAACAATTGAACCTTTTGTTTCCGGACCTAACACTGTTAAAACTTATGCTGCTGTTTTAGAACTAAAAGAAAAAAATATTGCAATCAATAAAGCATATCTTGTTTCTTGCGTCAACAGTCGAGTTGATGATATTGCAGAAGCTGCTGCAGTCGTAAAAGGAAAAAAGATCTCTGAGAAAGTAAAATTTTATATTGCTGCTGCGTCGAGTGAAGTACAAAAAGAAGCAGAACGATATGGTTATTGGCAATCATTAATTGAAGCTGGTGCAATTCCATTGCCTCCCGGCTGCGGACCTTGCATTGGACTCGGAACCGGTTTGCTTGAAGATGGTGAAGTTGGAATCTCAGCAACTAACAGAAACTTTAAAGGCAGAATGGGATCACCAAGTGCACAAGCTTATCTTGCATCTCCTGCAGTTGTTGCTGCATCTGCAATTTCTGGTAAGATTGACTATGATTGGAAAAATAAAGAACATCGAGAATTGAAAGGATCAATCAAAATAAATAAGAAAAAAGCTGGAACTAAATCTTCTGTAAAAATTATAAATGGATTTAAACCGGTTGTTGAAGGCGAATTAATTTTTTGTTATCAGGATAATTTAAACACAGATGGAATTTATCCGGGCAAGTACACGTACAATGATGATATGACTCCGCAGCAGCAGGCAGAGGTTGTTATGGAAAATTACGACCCTGAATTTGTTAAGATTACAAAAGAAGGTGATGTTCTTGTTGGTGGATTTAACTTTGGAACAGGTTCATCTCGTGAGCAAGCAGCAACAGCGTTAAAGTATAAAGGAATTCAATTAGTAGTTGCTGGAACTTTTAACGAAACTTACAAACGTAATGCACTTAACAATGGTTATTTGTTAATAGAATGTCCGCAGCTAGTAAACGATTTGAAATCTAAATACGGAAATAATAAGCTTACAGTAAAATCAGGATTGAATGTAAAGATAGATTTTGAAAACTCAGTTTTAACATTTGATAACAAAACTTATTCTATCGATCCGGTTGGTGAAGCTGCGCAGGAGTTAGTTGTAACTGGTGGCTTGGAAGATTGGGTTAAAAAGAATTTATAA